A genomic region of Chryseobacterium sp. KACC 21268 contains the following coding sequences:
- a CDS encoding JAB domain-containing protein yields MKFNIVNDIKLSYSRKGNCERSISSSADAVDVFREHFDADQMDYRESFYALYLNQANKVLGIKKISECGISSTLVDVRIIMQAALLCNASGIIVSHNHPSGNLKPSSCDIKMTAQIKEAAKILSMSLLDHVILTSASHYSFADDGMI; encoded by the coding sequence ATGAAATTCAATATTGTCAACGACATTAAATTGAGCTACTCAAGAAAGGGAAATTGTGAAAGGTCTATATCATCGTCAGCGGATGCGGTTGATGTTTTCAGGGAACATTTTGATGCGGATCAAATGGACTACAGGGAATCTTTCTATGCGCTGTACCTGAATCAGGCAAATAAGGTGCTGGGAATTAAGAAAATATCTGAATGCGGAATTTCTTCGACATTGGTAGATGTGAGAATTATTATGCAGGCGGCACTTCTCTGCAATGCTTCGGGGATCATTGTTTCCCACAATCATCCTTCAGGAAATTTAAAGCCGTCAAGTTGTGATATTAAGATGACGGCACAGATCAAAGAGGCGGCGAAGATTCTGAGTATGTCGTTGCTGGATCATGTGATCCTGACATCGGCTTCTCATTATTCGTTTGCGGATGATGGGATGATATGA
- a CDS encoding DUF2511 domain-containing protein: protein MKNITLLSVLLLILSCSAPATKNTLKFTKQEYIGEWPFSVNEIEVYCSGYKEIYGRTNDGKIYALNGSAKGASHNDPSISKVEEIWLDDPKWAGLKISYGDFITQGLTICENK, encoded by the coding sequence ATGAAAAACATCACCCTTCTTTCAGTCTTACTTTTAATTTTATCCTGCAGTGCACCTGCTACAAAAAATACACTCAAGTTCACCAAACAGGAATATATCGGTGAATGGCCGTTCTCTGTCAATGAAATCGAGGTTTATTGTTCCGGATATAAAGAAATTTACGGAAGAACAAACGATGGTAAAATCTATGCTCTTAACGGATCAGCGAAAGGAGCTTCACATAACGACCCATCCATCAGCAAGGTTGAGGAGATCTGGCTGGATGACCCGAAATGGGCAGGTCTGAAGATATCCTATGGAGATTTTATCACGCAGGGGCTGACTATCTGTGAGAATAAATAA
- a CDS encoding exodeoxyribonuclease VII large subunit, whose amino-acid sequence MDDQEVTYPIYSPASVIGIFSNALKLNATVNLIYLKGRYAFGGGKSYGNYYYDLLFSEGDHTSIGIRISSLLRSKITNNEVYTLRGFIEKSIKNSSIELRFVVDEIVQQEERSISEEELERYGLIQKKLETGSKDLETLIRDKILKDEKVKVANIYGNNAIVQKDFFEGLDVSRKYFDISDHSCNITSSTAIISKLKEISALDYDIVALVRGGGDRQSMETFNDLSLSELFITMKPVTVTAIGHTVDETLLDKLADKRFHLPHDYGAGLHAIAEKLSHERSNSRALLIDEVKKDITKQFSEQVETLEKQLKKKNEEFTEAQKTYKEQVENHNKTFTEQLKVRNEEFQKLQLTSGKQLDDLQKNFQEQQKQRQAEMESYKKEIAVLHEKNVQSAINEKTSSLQISLETLKQENVRLNQEVQDSKTNYVKIIIAFLVALVIGFILAKFI is encoded by the coding sequence ATGGACGATCAAGAAGTCACATATCCGATCTATTCACCAGCTTCAGTTATTGGGATCTTTAGCAATGCCCTGAAGCTCAATGCTACAGTCAATCTGATCTATCTGAAAGGCAGGTATGCTTTTGGTGGTGGTAAATCCTACGGGAACTACTATTATGACCTTCTGTTCTCAGAAGGTGATCACACATCGATAGGGATTCGTATTTCTTCATTGCTCAGGAGCAAGATCACCAATAATGAGGTTTACACACTCAGAGGCTTTATTGAGAAGAGCATTAAGAATTCTTCAATAGAGCTTCGTTTTGTTGTGGATGAGATTGTTCAGCAGGAAGAGAGATCCATCTCCGAAGAAGAACTGGAAAGGTATGGGCTGATCCAGAAAAAACTGGAGACAGGATCAAAAGACCTTGAGACACTGATCAGGGATAAGATACTCAAAGATGAAAAGGTCAAGGTCGCTAACATTTATGGAAATAATGCGATTGTGCAGAAGGATTTTTTCGAAGGATTGGATGTTTCAAGAAAATATTTTGACATTTCAGATCACAGTTGCAATATCACTTCCTCCACGGCGATCATATCCAAACTGAAGGAAATTTCAGCTTTGGATTATGACATTGTTGCCTTGGTCAGGGGAGGAGGTGACCGGCAGAGTATGGAAACCTTCAATGACCTGAGCTTATCCGAATTATTCATAACAATGAAACCGGTAACTGTTACGGCTATCGGTCATACGGTTGATGAGACCTTATTGGATAAGCTTGCCGACAAGCGTTTTCATTTACCCCACGATTATGGTGCAGGATTGCACGCCATTGCTGAAAAGCTTTCTCACGAAAGATCGAACTCAAGGGCTCTTCTCATTGATGAAGTGAAAAAAGATATAACGAAGCAGTTTTCAGAACAGGTCGAAACTTTGGAAAAACAGCTAAAAAAGAAGAATGAAGAATTTACTGAAGCCCAAAAAACTTATAAAGAGCAGGTGGAGAATCATAACAAAACCTTTACAGAACAATTGAAAGTCAGGAACGAGGAATTTCAGAAGCTTCAGTTGACATCTGGCAAGCAGCTTGATGATCTTCAGAAGAATTTCCAGGAGCAGCAGAAACAACGCCAGGCAGAAATGGAAAGCTATAAAAAGGAGATCGCTGTTCTGCATGAGAAGAATGTACAGTCTGCCATCAATGAAAAGACATCGTCTTTACAGATCAGTTTGGAAACATTGAAACAGGAAAATGTCAGACTGAATCAGGAGGTCCAAGACAGCAAAACCAATTATGTGAAGATCATTATCGCATTTTTAGTGGCGTTGGTAATAGGATTTATTCTTGCAAAATTTATCTAG
- a CDS encoding acyltransferase, giving the protein MEKEKFNGLDHLRAVAILLVLLYHYRMFDHPSWVDTVGWIGWTGVDLFFVLSGFLISNQLFKEIKERQTIRLKSFFIKRFFRIIPSYIFTLFLYFGFPIFREREALPSVWKFLSFTQNYGLDVINQGTFSHAWSLCIEEQYYLILPIFLLIFIKTKSIDYLKFSIISLIVISILLRILVWNQFIVPFVKTSDFWKEWYMKIYYPTYTRFDGLAIGVLIGYFFQFSSQVKKMINKNGNRLLLLGIISTGLALWFCRNQYSEQASILGFTLVAISYGILLMGAISESSLISRKSNFFTSQLAILSYSIYLSHKGIIHLVQLFLRKINISISDNLMLFICLITCLFVGILYRYFIENPSAKIKTQILNSKK; this is encoded by the coding sequence ATGGAAAAAGAAAAATTTAACGGGTTGGATCATCTGAGAGCGGTTGCCATTCTGCTTGTACTCTTATATCATTACAGGATGTTTGACCATCCTTCCTGGGTGGATACGGTTGGGTGGATTGGCTGGACCGGCGTCGATTTGTTTTTCGTCTTGAGTGGTTTTTTAATTTCAAATCAATTATTCAAAGAAATCAAAGAAAGGCAAACAATCAGATTAAAAAGTTTTTTCATCAAACGGTTTTTTAGAATCATCCCGTCCTATATTTTTACGTTGTTTCTATACTTCGGTTTCCCAATTTTTAGGGAAAGGGAAGCTTTGCCCTCTGTATGGAAGTTTCTTTCTTTTACTCAAAACTACGGTTTGGATGTCATTAACCAAGGTACTTTTTCACACGCCTGGTCATTGTGCATCGAAGAACAGTATTATCTGATACTTCCAATTTTCTTGTTGATCTTCATTAAAACAAAATCGATTGACTACCTTAAATTCAGTATCATATCCCTGATTGTTATTTCAATTCTGCTCCGCATTCTTGTTTGGAATCAATTCATTGTTCCTTTTGTTAAAACTTCTGATTTTTGGAAAGAATGGTATATGAAGATCTACTACCCTACTTACACAAGATTTGATGGCTTGGCTATTGGCGTTTTAATTGGTTACTTCTTTCAGTTTTCATCACAAGTCAAAAAAATGATCAACAAAAACGGGAATCGTCTGCTCCTTCTTGGAATCATTTCAACCGGTTTAGCCTTATGGTTTTGCAGAAATCAATATTCTGAACAAGCTTCGATTCTGGGATTCACATTGGTGGCAATAAGTTATGGGATTTTATTGATGGGCGCCATTTCAGAATCATCTCTTATCAGTAGGAAAAGCAATTTTTTCACTTCACAATTGGCTATTTTATCCTATTCCATCTATTTATCCCATAAGGGAATTATTCATTTGGTACAGTTATTTTTACGTAAAATCAATATTTCGATTTCTGATAATCTGATGTTATTTATTTGTTTAATAACCTGTCTTTTTGTTGGAATATTATACCGGTACTTTATCGAAAATCCGTCTGCTAAAATCAAAACTCAAATTTTAAATTCTAAAAAATAA
- a CDS encoding helix-turn-helix transcriptional regulator gives MNLCGKSIRKIRREKDFTQEYMAFEMGISQKAYSDIENAKVKINLDILNKISGILGIKPSDVCSISDQCGGGHYETKYNELLDFMKKNNISLPEELS, from the coding sequence ATGAATTTGTGTGGCAAAAGCATCAGAAAAATCAGAAGGGAAAAGGATTTTACCCAGGAGTATATGGCTTTTGAGATGGGAATCTCCCAGAAAGCCTACTCGGATATTGAAAATGCAAAGGTTAAGATCAACCTTGATATTTTAAATAAAATATCGGGGATATTGGGAATCAAACCTTCAGATGTTTGCAGCATCAGTGACCAATGTGGTGGGGGGCATTACGAGACCAAATATAATGAACTCCTTGATTTTATGAAGAAAAACAATATTTCTTTACCTGAAGAACTTTCATAG
- a CDS encoding sensor histidine kinase — MKEILDQKLRKEIGYQIVFWIALLLFGMVTNYGEHDNPDFKEIFFYDLCHWIFQIIGANFIYFILIRKYFESKKYLLFAIYFIISMYVLGVLNRMFIVHIAEPFFLIEPKNSMVEILTDVKYLLFHYNLPIISGSFIFISVMFILRYKNEKQNTLQLQKEKSELELKALKSQLNPHFLFNTLNNIYSLSIANSNETSQSISRLSDILDYILYKGQKEVVSISEELKIIDDYIELEKLRYDERLKLIKNKEIKFPAFIPPLLYLSFVENAFKHGAEKTIGTAEIKISLETKAEFSIFKVENQYFEKKTDEKVGIGLQNIKKQLDLYYRNQYSLEIKKDNNWFMIKLMTPRQ; from the coding sequence ATGAAAGAGATTTTAGATCAAAAATTAAGAAAAGAGATTGGTTACCAAATCGTATTTTGGATCGCATTGCTTCTTTTTGGTATGGTCACAAATTATGGAGAACACGATAATCCTGATTTTAAAGAAATCTTCTTTTATGACCTGTGCCATTGGATATTTCAGATTATTGGAGCCAATTTTATTTATTTCATTCTCATTAGAAAGTATTTTGAATCTAAAAAGTATTTACTTTTCGCTATTTATTTTATTATCTCAATGTATGTTCTCGGTGTATTGAACCGTATGTTTATTGTTCATATTGCAGAGCCATTTTTTCTGATCGAACCTAAGAATTCGATGGTCGAAATTCTAACAGATGTAAAATATCTCTTATTTCATTACAACTTACCTATCATTTCAGGATCGTTTATTTTTATTTCAGTGATGTTTATACTTCGGTATAAAAATGAGAAACAGAATACCCTTCAGCTTCAGAAAGAGAAATCCGAGCTGGAACTCAAAGCCTTGAAATCTCAGCTGAATCCTCATTTTTTATTCAATACACTCAACAATATTTATTCTTTGTCAATTGCAAATTCCAATGAAACTTCTCAATCAATAAGCAGGCTTTCGGATATTCTGGATTATATTCTCTACAAAGGACAAAAGGAAGTGGTCTCTATTTCCGAAGAACTTAAAATTATCGATGACTACATCGAGCTTGAAAAACTGCGCTACGATGAACGTTTAAAGCTTATTAAAAATAAAGAGATTAAATTTCCTGCTTTTATACCACCATTGTTGTATTTGTCTTTTGTCGAAAATGCTTTTAAGCACGGCGCAGAAAAAACGATAGGAACTGCCGAGATTAAAATTTCTTTAGAAACCAAAGCTGAATTTTCTATCTTTAAGGTAGAGAATCAATACTTTGAAAAAAAGACTGATGAAAAGGTTGGCATTGGGCTACAAAATATAAAAAAGCAACTCGATTTATATTACCGCAATCAATATTCATTGGAAATAAAGAAAGATAATAATTGGTTTATGATCAAATTAATGACACCAAGACAATGA
- the ccoN gene encoding cytochrome-c oxidase, cbb3-type subunit I, which translates to METQKFHYDNQIVRAFLYATVTFGIIGFILGLTAALMLFYPELPEFLFGTDDTTIQSLRSGNIQGLINSQGAMGFGRIRMLHTSAVIFAFVCNSFFCGAYYSMQRLLKTRMYSDTLSWIHFWSWQLMIIAVVITFLMGINTSKEYAEHEWPIDILITISWVIFGINMFGTIIKRRVRHLYVAIWFYIATWIAVAMLHIFNNLEIPLSFTSWKSYSAYSGVKDALVQWWYGHNAVAFVLTTPVLGLMYYFLPKAANRPVFSYKLSIIHFWSLIFVYLWAGPHHLQYTALPAWAQAVGTGFSIMLIAPSWGGMLNGLLTLRGAWDKVREDPILKFFVVAVTCYGMATFEGPLLATKSLNKIGHYTDWVIGHVHLGALGWNGFMAFGVIYYLVPVMWRTKIWSKKLSNWHFWLGTLGIIFYAVPMYIAGFTQGLMWKQFNPDGTLVYKNWLDTVTAILPYFKMRFLGGLFYLGGAILMVINIFKTIKAGLFQKDVPAEANALANVGTSRRQGEGWHIWLERTPHLLSVFAFIAISIGGLVEIVPTLTIKSNVTQLSSVKPYSPLELEGRDLYIREGCNSCHSQMIRPFRDEVMRFDGKNGQYSKAGEFVYDRPFLWGSKRTGPDLQREGQKNPDSWHFKHMYNPRITSAGSIMPRFPWLITNRLDRSQMVAKIKLMKNTFDVPYTKAEVDSADQWADNQSKAIVRRIYSEAADLKDQMEKEKISKGNSFVPIEQREIIALIAYLQRLGTDIRTTEIKTAGIK; encoded by the coding sequence ATGGAAACACAAAAATTTCATTATGACAATCAGATTGTCAGAGCATTTCTCTATGCAACGGTCACATTTGGTATTATTGGATTTATCTTAGGTCTAACCGCTGCTTTGATGCTGTTCTATCCTGAATTGCCTGAATTTTTATTTGGGACGGATGATACGACCATTCAGAGTTTAAGGAGCGGTAATATTCAGGGACTGATCAATTCGCAGGGTGCCATGGGATTTGGAAGGATCAGAATGCTACATACCAGTGCAGTGATCTTTGCCTTTGTCTGCAACTCATTTTTCTGTGGCGCCTATTACAGTATGCAACGGCTTTTGAAAACCAGAATGTATAGCGACACCTTGTCTTGGATCCATTTCTGGAGCTGGCAACTAATGATCATTGCCGTAGTTATAACTTTCCTGATGGGAATCAATACATCAAAGGAATACGCAGAGCACGAATGGCCGATCGATATTCTGATCACTATATCTTGGGTGATCTTTGGAATCAATATGTTCGGAACGATCATCAAGAGACGTGTCCGACACCTTTATGTTGCCATTTGGTTTTACATTGCCACCTGGATCGCTGTTGCGATGCTTCATATTTTCAATAATCTGGAAATTCCGTTATCTTTTACCAGTTGGAAATCATATTCTGCTTATTCAGGTGTTAAAGATGCTTTGGTTCAGTGGTGGTACGGTCATAATGCAGTAGCATTCGTACTGACGACTCCTGTTTTAGGATTGATGTATTACTTCCTTCCAAAAGCAGCAAATCGCCCTGTGTTCTCTTATAAATTATCGATTATTCATTTTTGGTCTTTGATCTTTGTGTATCTCTGGGCAGGCCCTCATCATCTTCAATATACTGCATTGCCGGCATGGGCACAGGCGGTAGGAACGGGATTCTCCATTATGCTTATTGCACCTTCCTGGGGCGGAATGCTGAATGGGCTCCTGACATTGAGAGGTGCCTGGGATAAAGTACGTGAAGACCCAATTCTTAAATTCTTTGTTGTTGCGGTGACCTGTTACGGAATGGCAACATTTGAAGGACCTTTGCTTGCCACAAAATCTTTGAATAAGATCGGCCATTATACAGACTGGGTCATTGGTCACGTGCATTTAGGAGCGTTAGGGTGGAATGGTTTTATGGCATTTGGGGTAATCTATTACTTGGTCCCCGTAATGTGGAGAACAAAAATATGGTCCAAAAAATTATCGAACTGGCATTTCTGGTTGGGAACTTTAGGGATCATCTTCTATGCCGTCCCTATGTATATTGCAGGTTTTACTCAAGGTTTGATGTGGAAACAGTTTAATCCTGACGGTACATTGGTCTACAAAAACTGGCTGGATACTGTTACTGCTATACTCCCCTATTTTAAAATGAGATTCTTAGGTGGACTTTTCTACCTAGGTGGTGCCATATTAATGGTGATCAATATCTTTAAAACAATTAAGGCGGGATTATTTCAAAAAGATGTTCCTGCGGAAGCCAATGCTTTAGCGAATGTTGGTACATCAAGAAGGCAAGGCGAAGGTTGGCATATATGGCTGGAAAGAACGCCCCATCTTTTATCTGTTTTTGCTTTTATTGCGATCTCTATCGGTGGATTGGTGGAAATTGTTCCTACCCTGACCATAAAAAGCAATGTGACGCAATTATCATCCGTAAAACCTTACTCACCGCTTGAGTTAGAGGGCAGAGACCTCTATATACGTGAGGGCTGTAATTCCTGCCATTCGCAGATGATAAGACCTTTCCGAGACGAAGTGATGAGATTTGACGGTAAAAACGGTCAATACTCAAAAGCCGGAGAATTCGTCTACGACCGACCATTTCTATGGGGTTCCAAAAGAACAGGACCGGATCTTCAGCGTGAAGGTCAGAAAAATCCAGACTCATGGCATTTCAAGCATATGTACAATCCACGAATTACATCAGCAGGCTCAATTATGCCGCGTTTTCCATGGCTGATCACAAATAGGCTGGATCGTAGTCAAATGGTCGCTAAAATAAAGCTGATGAAAAATACCTTTGATGTACCCTACACAAAAGCAGAGGTAGATTCCGCTGATCAATGGGCGGACAATCAGTCCAAAGCCATTGTCAGAAGGATTTACTCAGAAGCTGCAGACCTGAAAGATCAGATGGAAAAAGAAAAGATATCGAAGGGAAATTCATTTGTTCCAATCGAACAGAGGGAGATCATTGCATTGATCGCCTATCTGCAAAGACTGGGAACAGATATCAGAACCACGGAAATAAAAACAGCCGGCATCAAATAA
- a CDS encoding cbb3-type cytochrome c oxidase N-terminal domain-containing protein produces MKTRTPISIYIAVTAVSIFVTFQMFANPGYLKTPFFWGLLVIVCLLLLILNSIGDLVENANFKLLSDEEKKIYLSDKAVPYFQKLWNSAFRKQSPFEEKQLLIDHGFDGITELDNALPKWWLGLFYFTIISCVVYLIAFTFTDYAHPDAEYQEESRMQLASIKEYEKMAPPVDIETAVYDSENIAEGEQIFKTNCISCHSESGKGGIGPNLTDNQWINIKQKTLFKNVFWMLENGSPNNPAMRPFIKEGTISGREAEKVAAYIYHINKEKASITEAQGAAAPQGEEAHWQE; encoded by the coding sequence ATGAAAACAAGAACTCCAATTTCAATTTATATTGCTGTCACAGCAGTATCTATATTTGTTACTTTTCAAATGTTTGCTAATCCCGGTTACTTAAAAACACCATTTTTCTGGGGCCTGCTGGTGATCGTCTGTCTTCTTCTTCTGATCCTGAATTCGATTGGAGATCTTGTAGAAAATGCCAATTTCAAACTTCTGTCTGATGAGGAGAAGAAAATATATTTAAGTGATAAAGCAGTCCCCTACTTCCAGAAATTGTGGAATTCAGCCTTCAGGAAACAATCGCCGTTTGAAGAAAAGCAACTTCTCATCGATCACGGTTTCGATGGCATCACCGAATTAGACAATGCATTGCCGAAATGGTGGCTTGGTCTGTTTTATTTTACGATAATTTCCTGTGTCGTCTACCTTATTGCTTTCACATTTACAGATTATGCACATCCTGATGCTGAATATCAGGAAGAAAGCCGAATGCAGCTTGCCTCTATTAAGGAATATGAGAAAATGGCACCACCTGTAGATATAGAAACTGCCGTATATGATTCGGAGAATATCGCAGAAGGTGAGCAGATCTTTAAGACGAATTGTATTTCCTGTCATTCTGAATCAGGAAAAGGTGGGATAGGTCCTAATCTAACCGATAATCAATGGATCAATATCAAGCAAAAAACACTGTTTAAAAATGTATTCTGGATGCTTGAAAATGGGTCTCCCAACAACCCAGCCATGCGCCCTTTCATTAAAGAAGGTACAATCAGCGGAAGAGAAGCGGAGAAAGTGGCAGCTTATATCTATCATATCAATAAGGAAAAAGCATCAATTACAGAAGCGCAAGGCGCTGCTGCACCTCAGGGAGAGGAAGCCCATTGGCAGGAATAA
- a CDS encoding LytTR family DNA-binding domain-containing protein, producing the protein MINCIIIDDEPLAVQLLENHISKIDNLKLITTGKNALEAYRILQTQNVDLMFLDIQMPDLNGIEFLKSLHKKPKTIFTTAYREFALDGFELEAVDYLLKPITFERFFKSVDRVLRNVVKEKDDDFLILKSEGFNRKIFLRNIIYIESVGNDIRVVLNDEVLKVLKMSISDLASKLDQKKFIRIHRSFIINQDQVTATSNNEALVGKILIPVGRSFRKEFAEFVKQFSAKGLL; encoded by the coding sequence ATGATTAATTGCATCATTATAGATGATGAGCCACTGGCAGTCCAACTTTTAGAAAATCATATTTCTAAAATAGATAATTTGAAGCTCATTACTACGGGGAAAAATGCACTAGAGGCTTACAGAATTCTGCAGACACAAAATGTCGATTTGATGTTTTTGGATATCCAGATGCCTGATTTAAATGGTATTGAATTTTTAAAGTCCCTCCATAAGAAACCTAAAACGATTTTCACGACTGCGTATCGCGAATTTGCTCTGGATGGATTTGAGCTTGAAGCTGTTGATTATTTGTTAAAACCTATTACGTTCGAACGTTTTTTCAAGTCCGTAGATAGAGTGTTAAGGAATGTCGTTAAAGAAAAAGATGATGATTTTTTGATCTTGAAGTCAGAAGGATTTAATAGAAAAATATTTCTTAGAAATATTATTTATATTGAAAGCGTTGGAAACGACATTAGGGTTGTACTAAATGATGAGGTTTTGAAAGTTCTTAAAATGTCCATTTCAGACCTTGCTTCAAAACTTGATCAAAAAAAATTTATAAGGATTCACCGATCTTTTATTATCAATCAGGATCAGGTAACCGCCACCAGTAATAATGAAGCTTTAGTTGGGAAAATACTCATTCCGGTGGGAAGAAGTTTTCGGAAAGAGTTTGCTGAATTTGTTAAACAATTTTCAGCTAAGGGGCTGCTTTGA
- a CDS encoding DUF6265 family protein, giving the protein MMTKTNFALVAALLMICSCTVKNAAHIRKMEWLVGTWEHTTSKGSVYETWQKANRNELSGNSYTIKNKDTLIFETIRLINEHGKLFYIPAVKDQNSGAPIRFEGKKISETQLVFENKMHDFPQVISYKKISEDSLKAEISGLRNGKEERRHFPMRRIK; this is encoded by the coding sequence ATGATGACAAAAACAAATTTCGCTCTGGTTGCTGCCTTGTTAATGATTTGCAGCTGTACCGTAAAAAATGCCGCTCATATCAGAAAAATGGAGTGGCTGGTCGGAACCTGGGAGCATACAACTTCGAAAGGAAGTGTCTATGAGACCTGGCAAAAAGCCAATCGAAATGAATTAAGCGGTAATAGTTATACGATCAAGAATAAGGACACCTTAATCTTTGAGACCATACGACTCATTAACGAACACGGGAAACTTTTTTATATTCCTGCTGTTAAAGATCAGAACAGCGGCGCTCCGATCCGTTTTGAGGGAAAGAAAATTTCTGAAACTCAATTGGTCTTTGAAAATAAAATGCACGATTTCCCACAGGTCATCTCTTACAAAAAGATTAGTGAAGACTCTTTGAAAGCTGAGATTTCAGGACTTAGGAATGGTAAGGAAGAACGGCGTCACTTTCCAATGAGACGTATCAAATAG
- a CDS encoding helix-turn-helix domain-containing protein, producing MVVKCYWTMEDSECDRLEKQSIIPDGCMEMIFHHGDLYKQYTGDGNSMIQPRCFVIGQLTRPLEIEPTGKTSIFSVRFHPHGFLPFASIPIKEMENTAIPLEKLFGRDGKDIEEKIFNAHSVQERINLVEIFLLDRLASLETIDHIVRSTVETILTGNGQLSIDELSSKIDINRRQMERKFYLAIGLRPKQLSKIIRLQAALKMLLTKETANLTSLAHENDYYDQSHFIKDFRELVGITPKEFYGKHLKMTSFFIGD from the coding sequence ATGGTTGTCAAATGTTATTGGACAATGGAAGATTCGGAATGTGATCGACTTGAAAAGCAATCAATCATTCCAGATGGATGTATGGAAATGATCTTCCATCATGGAGATCTTTATAAGCAATACACTGGTGATGGAAACAGTATGATCCAACCAAGATGTTTTGTCATTGGGCAGCTGACACGGCCGCTTGAAATAGAGCCCACAGGAAAGACAAGTATCTTCTCCGTCCGTTTCCATCCCCATGGCTTTTTGCCTTTCGCTTCCATTCCGATAAAGGAAATGGAAAATACGGCCATTCCATTGGAAAAACTGTTCGGACGGGATGGGAAAGATATTGAAGAGAAAATATTCAATGCGCATTCGGTGCAGGAAAGGATCAATTTGGTCGAAATATTCTTACTGGACAGGCTAGCAAGTTTAGAAACGATCGATCATATTGTGAGATCGACCGTAGAGACCATCTTAACAGGTAACGGTCAGCTTTCCATTGATGAACTTTCCAGTAAGATCGATATCAACCGCAGGCAAATGGAACGTAAGTTTTATCTGGCGATTGGCTTACGTCCCAAACAATTATCAAAGATCATCCGCCTTCAGGCTGCGCTCAAGATGCTGTTGACTAAGGAAACCGCTAACCTTACTTCTTTGGCGCATGAGAACGATTATTATGATCAGTCTCACTTCATAAAAGATTTCAGAGAACTCGTTGGCATCACTCCAAAAGAATTCTATGGAAAGCATTTGAAAATGACTTCTTTTTTTATCGGAGATTGA